The Spiroplasma endosymbiont of Crioceris asparagi genome contains the following window.
AATTAGCTAAAAATGATAAAATAAATAAAATGGAGTCAATGATGAATTTATCTAAAGCACAAGGTTTATATAATTTAATTTTATCTGTTCTATTTTCTATATTTACAGCCACAGTGCAACTTTTATTAATTTACTTTATTATGAATAATTATGGCACTAAATTTAATGGTTTCATAAGAATGCTTATGGCTTTTTCAACATTTATCATTACAGCCGAAAGTGCATTGGGAATAGCGACAATTATTTTGTTGGTTAAACCTATAAAAAATCATGATTGAATAACTTGTAATGAAATCTATTCTTCATCTAAACGAAATTATCGTAAGTCTGCAATAATACAACTAGCTGTGGGAATTATTATTTCTATTATTATTCCATTATTTATGAATGCAAATGGTCTTGACTCAATATTTGAATCAAAATCTTTTGGTAAAGGTATTGAAATAAAGGATAATGGATCAATATCTTATTTTGGAATGGCAGCACTTGCCTTAATATTTCTTTTTAAAAATTTTATTAACACTTGATTTTTTGCTGCAGAAGAAAATATTTTGGCAGCTGATGAAAAAAATTCAATTAGAAGATCAATAATAATTTTTTCTGAGATTACTATTTATTCAATTATTATATTGTTAATTTCTTTAGAAAAAATTTCTCCCTTAATTGTATTTAATTTTATTTTATTAACTGGTCCAATTAAATGCGTTTTATTATATTTTTTTGTTAAAAAAAGATACATATGATTGAAGTACAAAAAAAATGTTGTTAATTTAAGACTAAGCACAATGACTGCTCAAATTAATAAATCATCATATGGGACTTATTTATTAATATCAACTGATGTAATTGTTGTTTTCGTTTTATTTGGACTTAACATTTCATCAGCTTTTTCACTATATATGGTTATTGCGTTTAACATTCAACTAATTATGTTAAATTTTATTACGTCATTTAGAGAATATTTCACACACATCATTGCTCAAAAGGGAAGGGTGTATTGAGAAAGTTACTCTCGATATGAAATGTATACATATATGATTGCTGCATTTACATTCATTAATATGTCAATTTTGTCACCTTACTTTGTGTCTGCGATTTATTGAAAACAGTTTGAAGATTTATTTAATAATACTGATCCAACAAAAATACCATTTGGAGAAAAAGAATTAATTACGTACATTTTCAAAAAACCAATGTTTTCTACTCTTGTTGCTCTTTCTACCTCATTAATAATTTTATGCGAAACACAAAGTATTTTAATTTATGCTAAAGGACGTAATTCTGAAATTTCTAGATTTCAAAATTATTTAGGTGCGGCTTATATAGTAATTGTATTAATTATTGGATTTACTTCAAAACAAGCATTAAATAGATTAGATGTAAATAAAAATGATTTTATGATTAAGGCGATTGTCTTGATGTATGTTACAAAGTGCATTGCTTTATATATAAAACGTTTATATTTATGAATTTATTGTTATAAATATTTAACATATGACTCTTCTACAAAATTTGTTTTTCGAAATCTTTTAATTTTATTAATTCCAATTTCACTATCTATATTTATTAACTTTACAGTAATGAAAAATCATTATGACGTTGATTCATTTAAAAGCGCAAGGGAATTATTTGAATTAATGGTATTTTGTGGATTGACATCTATTGGAGTTATTTTAATTGTCACAGTATTGCTGTTGCCAAAATTATTTCTTTCTGTTATTGGTAAAATACCAATTGTTTCAAAAGTTGTTGATAATAAACTAGTAGAAAAAATTAATTCTTTAACTAGCAAGTTTGACGAAACAGAAATTTATATTAAAAATGATAAAAATTTAGAAGAAGTTTTAAAAGACACTAAAAAAGTAAATATAATGACTTCTAATGCAACTGTTGGTGGTAACACACTTGCTATTGATGGATTAAATTTAGATGAAGACAAAAATGTCGAACTAATTTATAAAATTCAGCCAGAAGAATAATTGATAATAAAATAGGAGGTAAATATGATGCCATTATTTAGTTTAGGTTTAATATTTGGGTTGTTATCTTGTGCATCATTTTATGCTTTTGGTTCAGCTATAACAAACATGTTTAAGATAAATATAAAAAATAATTTTGCCAACTTAGCAATTGGGGCATTTTTATATTTTTCATTAATTTTCATGTTCTTTATGCCAATATTGTTATTAAAAAACATCCCTTATTTTATTTTGATATATTATTTTTTAATATTAAATATTGCTTACTTATTAACTGTTTTAGTATTTATTAAGTTTTGATTTCAATCCATTAAAATATCTTGGGAAACATTTACATTAGCAATATTATTTTTACTTACAATACTATTTTTTTACTTAACAAAAGAAATAAAACTTTCTAATAATGTTAATAAAGAATTTCACAATATTATTAATGCTTTCAGAAAGAAAGATGACAAAATAATTAATTTTTTTATTCTTGCCAAAACTAAACATAATGTCAAAAATTTTCCAATATGATATATATTTTTGATGCTACCATTTTATTTTGAAAGAATTGTGCCTATTAATAATGAAAGTTTTAACTTAATTAACTATTTAGAGGGGTTTTCCTTAATTTTTAATGCATGTATATTATTTTCGATTTTTGCTATTGTTTATCCTTTATTAAAAATAAATTCATATAAATGATTTAATCTTTTATCCCTAGTAGTATTTTGGGTTGTTGCAATGTTATTTTTCGTTTTTGTTTTAGACATAAAACACCCACAATTTGTAAACAATAATTTAATGAAATATTATTTGGTTTTTTTAGTAACATTATTTATAGCGTATGTAAACGAAAATTATCGTATGAAGTCTATGCCATTATTGATTGGAATGGTTTTACCAGCTTATATAGTATTTAATTGAAATATAACATTTCAATTTCTGTTTTTATTTTACACAATGCTATTTATTATACAGATTCGTTACTTTAATATTTTTGTTAAAGATTTTACAAAAATGGCTTTATTTATTTTTTCTTCAGCATTGTTTTATTGTTTTAAACAAGAGCTATATTTTCAAGTAATAGCAGTCACAATTTTAATTGTAATTACTTTTATATTTATTGTTTGAATTAATACAAACTATCATAAAATAAATTTATTTGAAGTTTATGTTAATAGAAACATTTCTTTTTTCATTTTAATAGCTCCATTTATTTTAATAGTAATGGGGGGAATTTATTTTATTAAAAGAGACAATGATTTTAATAACATTAAATTTTTAGAAAATTTTTTATCTTATCATATGCTCTTTTTTATTAAAGAAGATCTAACATTAAAAACCAATTTAACTTTGGCTATATCGGGATTAGAAATTATTTTAGCAATCTGTTGATTTATTAAAAGGAAATCTATTAAAAACAATTATCTAACTTTTGCAATAGATTTATTATTAATTCAATTTATGACATTTTACAATTCTTTTTCATTTATTATAATATTTAAAAGTTTTAAAAATAATAATTTGTTTTATGAAGACATAATTTATAAAACGTCGCTATTTTATTTAATTTTTGCATTTTTATTATATTTACTAAAATATATTGAAAAAGTAATGTTAAAAAAATTTCCCGTAAGTGATGAAATAGAATTGATTTATATAAAATCAACAAAAGAAAAAATTGAGGATAGAGTTTATGACTGAAAAAATTGAACGCAAAATAAATCAATTAAAAGAAAAGCTTAATAAGTGAAATAATGATTATTATGTTTTAAATCAACCAAGTGTTGATGATTTAGAGTTTGATTCAACAATGAAAGAATTAATCGATCTTGAAACTCAGTACCCTCAATTTAAAACGCCTGATTCACCAACCCAAAAAGTTGGAGGTTCAGTTGAAAATATTTTTACAAAACATAAACATAAATATCAAATGTTAAGTTTAGCAAATGCTTTTAATTTTGATGATTTAGAAGCATTTGATACAAAAATAAAAAAAGAGCTAGAAGAAAAACCTTATAGTTATTTTGTCGAGCCCAAAATTGATGGTTTATCAATTTCACTAATTTATGAAAATGGCAAATTAGTTAAAGGTGTTACAAGGGGTGATGGTATAGTTGGTGAAGATGTTACAAACAATATTTTCACAATTAAGAGCATTCCCAAAACAATTAATAATAATGATAAATATTTTGAAGTTAGGGGAGAAGTTTATTTATCAAAAAAAGAGTTTGATAAAATTAATGCAAAAAAATTTGAAAATGGCGAAATGTTATTTGCAAATCCAAGAAATGCGGCTTCTGGTACATTGCGTCAATTAGATTCTGAAATTGTTAAAAAAAGAAATTTAGATATCTGAACATATTTTTTAATGAACAAAGAACATATAGAAACACATGAAGAATCTTTAAAGTTTTTAAATGATTTAGGCTTTCAAATAAACCCTTTATCTAAGCACTGTCAAAATATTAATAATGTTAAAGAACAAATTGGTTATTTAAATGAGATTAGAGACTCATTAGAATATGAAATTGATGGAATTGTTATAAAAGTAAATGAATTTGAATATTATGACATTTTAGGGAATACTTCTAAATTTCCCAAATGAGCAATAGCTTATAAATTTCCAGCAGAAATAAAAGAAACTAAACTATTGGATATTTTTCCAACAGTTGGAAGAACTGGGAGAATAACTTATAACGCAAAACTTAAACCGGTTAAATTGGCTGGTTCAAATGTAAAAGCGGCAACCTTACATAATTCATATTTTATAAGAGATAAAGATATTAGAATTGGTTCCACTGTTAAAATTAAAAAAGCGGGAGATATTATTCCCGAAGTGCTCGACTCAATTAAAGATACAAACTACGAATCACTTCCAATATGAACAGAATCAAATTTATGTCCATCGTGTCAAAATAAGTTGGAAAGATTTGAGGGTGAAGTTGATCAATATTGTGTAAATATTGAATGTCCACGAAAAATAATTAGATCACTAGAACACTTTGCAAGTAGAGATGCTATGAACATTGAAGGTTTAAGCATTAAGATTATCGAAAAATTATTTGCAAATAAATACATTGTTAAAATATCAGATATTTATAAATTAACTAATTTTAAAAATGAATTAATAATGCTTGATAAGTTTGGCGAAAAATCAGTTAATAATCTTTTGAAATCAGTCGAAAGATCAAAAACTAATTTATTTGAAAAATTAATTTTTGGATTAGGAATTCGTCACATTGGTAAAAAAACAGCCTATATTATTGCTAAAAATTTTAAAAATATTGACAACATCATAAATGCAAATTTTGAAGATTTATCAAAGATTAGGGATGTCGGACCAATTGTTGCAAAATCTATAAAAGATTGATTTGAAATTGACCAAAATATAAATTTAATAAATGATTTAAAAAGTTTAAATATTAATATGAACTTTAGTGGAACTGATGTTATTGAAAATAATAATATTACTTCAAAAAACTTTGTGATTACAGGAACACTTTCAAAACCAAGAAATCATTTTAAAGATTTATTGGCGAAATATGGGGCAAATATTTCTGAATCCGTATCTAAAAATACTGATTATGTTTTAGCTGGTGAAGAAGCTGGAAGTAAACTGGAAAAAGCTAAAAAATTAAATGTTAAAATATTAAGTGAAACTGAATTAGAAAAACTAATAAAAGAGGAAAACAATGACTAAAGAACAAATTAAGGAATTAGCTGAAGATCTTTTGATAGATTTAAGTGAAGATGAAATAAAGGATATTTTATTAACAGATGAAAATGTTGAAAAAAGATTTGAAAAAATAATTAATTATCAAGTTGCAGATGTTGAACCTTTAGATTTTCCTTTTGAAATAAATAACACTTTTTTGAGAGAAGATGATCAAATAGAAGCAATTGAAAAAGAAACAATTTTAAATTTAGCGCCAGAAAAGAATGCAGATTATATAATTGTTAAAAAGGTAATTTAAATGAACAAAACTATTAAAGATTATTTGAAAACAAATAATAAAAAAATTTTAACTGATAAAATTGTAGAATCTCAAAAACTAAAAGATTCTAATTTTTTTGTGTCATTAAATAAAGACTCTAATTTTAAAATGATTGATGGACCATTAACGGGGGTTCCATTTTTTGAAAAAGACAATATTTCAACTAAGGGAATTTTAACTACAGCAGGAACAAATATTTTAAAAAATTATATTCCGCCTTTTGATGCAACAGTTCACAAAGAATTAATTGATAATGGTGCAGTTTTAGTTGGAAAAGCAACATTGGATGAACTTGGAATGGGCGGAACTGGATTATTTGCAGCTAATGGAATTGTTCACAATTTCTATGATAAAAAAAGAATAATTGGTGGAAGTTCATCTGGAAGTGCATTTGCTGTTAGTTCTGGAATTGTGCCATTTGCTACAGGCACAGATACCGGAGATTCAATTAGAAAGCCAGCTTCTTATGCAGGGATTGTTGGATTCAAACCAACATATGGTTCAATTTCAAGATATGGTGTAATTCCATATGCCCCAAGTTTAGATACAGTTGGTTTATTTGCAAATAATGTTGAAGATGTTTCATATGTTTCTAAATTAATTTTTAAACAAGATTTAAATGATTTCACTTCAATTTCAAATGAATTAAAATTTGAAAATTTAGATTTTACCAAAAAAGCAAGCATTGCATATATTAAAGAAGTATATGATTGAATGCCTAATGATGTTAAAGAAAAATATAACTTATTGAATGAAAAATTAAAAGAAGTAGGACATAAAATTAATTTTATTAGTTTTGATACAGAGTTATTATTTCTAATACAAGAGTTGTATATGATTATTTCTTATTGTGAAGCATCTTCAACACATGCCAATTTAGATGGTATTAATTTTGGCGCAAGAATAAATGGCAAAGATTATCGTGAAATTATGTCAAAGTCTAGAGGAATGGGGTTTGGAAGAGTTGTTAAAAGAAGATTTGTAATTGGTAGTTATAATTTAAAAAAAGAAAATCAAGAAAAATTATTTTTAAAAGCTAAAAAAATTAGAAGAATTTTAAACGACAAAATTCAAAAGATTTATGCAAAAAACGATTTTTTAATTTTACCCCCAGCAGTTGATATTGCCCCTCTTATAAGCGATGTTCTAAAT
Protein-coding sequences here:
- the ligA gene encoding NAD-dependent DNA ligase LigA; this encodes MTEKIERKINQLKEKLNKWNNDYYVLNQPSVDDLEFDSTMKELIDLETQYPQFKTPDSPTQKVGGSVENIFTKHKHKYQMLSLANAFNFDDLEAFDTKIKKELEEKPYSYFVEPKIDGLSISLIYENGKLVKGVTRGDGIVGEDVTNNIFTIKSIPKTINNNDKYFEVRGEVYLSKKEFDKINAKKFENGEMLFANPRNAASGTLRQLDSEIVKKRNLDIWTYFLMNKEHIETHEESLKFLNDLGFQINPLSKHCQNINNVKEQIGYLNEIRDSLEYEIDGIVIKVNEFEYYDILGNTSKFPKWAIAYKFPAEIKETKLLDIFPTVGRTGRITYNAKLKPVKLAGSNVKAATLHNSYFIRDKDIRIGSTVKIKKAGDIIPEVLDSIKDTNYESLPIWTESNLCPSCQNKLERFEGEVDQYCVNIECPRKIIRSLEHFASRDAMNIEGLSIKIIEKLFANKYIVKISDIYKLTNFKNELIMLDKFGEKSVNNLLKSVERSKTNLFEKLIFGLGIRHIGKKTAYIIAKNFKNIDNIINANFEDLSKIRDVGPIVAKSIKDWFEIDQNINLINDLKSLNINMNFSGTDVIENNNITSKNFVITGTLSKPRNHFKDLLAKYGANISESVSKNTDYVLAGEEAGSKLEKAKKLNVKILSETELEKLIKEENND
- a CDS encoding Asp-tRNA(Asn)/Glu-tRNA(Gln) amidotransferase subunit GatC; protein product: MTKEQIKELAEDLLIDLSEDEIKDILLTDENVEKRFEKIINYQVADVEPLDFPFEINNTFLREDDQIEAIEKETILNLAPEKNADYIIVKKVI
- a CDS encoding amidase family protein, with the protein product MNKTIKDYLKTNNKKILTDKIVESQKLKDSNFFVSLNKDSNFKMIDGPLTGVPFFEKDNISTKGILTTAGTNILKNYIPPFDATVHKELIDNGAVLVGKATLDELGMGGTGLFAANGIVHNFYDKKRIIGGSSSGSAFAVSSGIVPFATGTDTGDSIRKPASYAGIVGFKPTYGSISRYGVIPYAPSLDTVGLFANNVEDVSYVSKLIFKQDLNDFTSISNELKFENLDFTKKASIAYIKEVYDWMPNDVKEKYNLLNEKLKEVGHKINFISFDTELLFLIQELYMIISYCEASSTHANLDGINFGARINGKDYREIMSKSRGMGFGRVVKRRFVIGSYNLKKENQEKLFLKAKKIRRILNDKIQKIYAKNDFLILPPAVDIAPLISDVLNKDIVTVVDEKQNALDTILVLANFNGMPSITLPFYKKNNLPIGININANIREDSELLIFSQYLENILKGFYE